A window of Bos taurus isolate L1 Dominette 01449 registration number 42190680 breed Hereford chromosome 8, ARS-UCD2.0, whole genome shotgun sequence contains these coding sequences:
- the LOC101904753 gene encoding chromobox protein homolog 1, translating to MGKKQNKKKVEEVLEEEEEEYVVEKVLDRRVVKGKVEYLLKWKGFSDEDNTWEPEENLDCPDLIAEFLQSQKTAHETDKSEGGKRKADSDSEDKGEESKPKKKKEESEKPRGFARGLEPERIIGATDSSGELMFLMKWKNSDEADLVPAKEANVKCPQVVISFYEERLTWHSYPSEDDDKKDDKN from the coding sequence atggggaaaaaacaaaacaagaagaaagtggaggaggtgctagaagaagaggaagaagaatatGTGGTGGAAAAAGTTCTAGACCGTCGAGTGGTAAAGGGCAAAGTGGAGTATCTCCTAAAGTGGAAGGGGTTCTCAGATGAGGATAACACATGGGAACCAGAAGAGAACCTGGATTGCCCTGACCTCATTGCTGAGTTTCTGCAGTCACAGAAAACAGCACACGAGACAGATAAATCAGAGGGAGGCAAACGCAAAGCTGATTCTGATTCGGAAGATAAGGGGGAGGAGAGCAaaccaaagaagaagaaagaagagtcaGAAAAGCCACGAGGCTTTGCCCGGGGTTTGGAACCAGAGAGGATTATTGGAGCTACGGACTCCAGTGGAGAACTCATGTTCCTAATGAAATGGAAGAACTCTGATGAGGCTGATCTGGTCCCTGCCAAGGAAGCCAATGTCAAGTGCCCGCAGGTTGTCATATCCTTCTATGAGGAAAGGCTGACGTGGCATTCTTACCCCTCAGAGGATGATGACAAAAAAGATGATAAGAATTAA